A window from Kovacikia minuta CCNUW1 encodes these proteins:
- a CDS encoding DUF255 domain-containing protein, giving the protein MSNRLAASKSLYLRKHAENPIDWWYWCDEALETARRENKPIFLSGRLFQLSLVYGDGRGSIFRCHHCRLHEC; this is encoded by the coding sequence ATGTCCAACCGTCTTGCTGCATCCAAAAGCCTCTATCTGCGAAAGCATGCCGAAAACCCGATCGACTGGTGGTATTGGTGTGATGAAGCACTGGAGACCGCACGACGTGAGAATAAGCCAATTTTTCTTTCGGGTAGGTTATTCCAGTTGTCACTGGTGTACGGTGATGGAAGGGGAAGCATTTTCCGATGCCACCATTGCCGACTACATGAATGCTAA